One Nitrospira sp. genomic window, CAGGCGATTGATGGGCGATTTCGTGAGGCGGCAACGGAGCACGGCATACCCCATGGGGCCTGGGTGCTCATCGATCGCCAAGAGAAAGAAGTCGCGCTCGATCTGATGCGATCAGGGAAAATCCTCGATGCGCTCATTGTGCGTGGCGGAGCTGGGTTACGCAAGACGGTTGCGGAGCAAGCCAAGGTCCCGGTGCTGTGCGATGATGGGGGCCTCACGCAGTTGTACATCGATGAAACCCCCGATATTTCGGTCGCGCAAAACCTGGTGATCAACTCGAAGGTGCAGCAGGTGGGAGCCTCCAATTCGCTGGATACCCTGTTGGTGCAGCAGATTGTGGCTAGGCAGTTCCTGCCTCCGTTGGTCAACCGCCTGCTGGATGAATTCAAGGTGGAAGTGCATGCTTGCCCAAAGACGGTCGCACTCATGGGGCAAATGGCGATGACGGGACATACCGCGATCATCCCAGCGACAGAGGCGGATTGGCAAACGCAGTTCGCTGGTCCGACCCTGGCTGTAAAAATGGTTGAAGACCTCGATGAAGCGTTGGTCCATATTAAGACGCATGGTCCCTGTCTCACCGCCGGAATCGCCACCACACGCTATGAGTCGGCCATGCGATTCACCAGAGAAGTTGATGCCAGTGCGGTGCTGGTGAATGCATCAACCAGGATTCATGCCGGCGATAGCTTCGGAATGGGGAGCGACGTGGGGCTGAGCGTGGGGAAACTGCACGCGAAGGGTCCAATCGGTTTGGAACAGCTGACCTGCGAGAAGTATGTGGCCTTCGGGTCGGGGCAGCTTCGGCTTCCCCATCCGGTACCGGAAGCGTACTTTGACGCCATCATGCTCAAACGACCGTAGATGCCCGCTCAAAACGCTTCCCAGCTTCCTGTTCAGTCGTTCGAGCCACGTCCAGGACCCGCACTGCGTACGCCTCGTGGTTCTCACTCCTTGCAGCCTTGCTGTGAACCGTTTTGAGCAGGCGTAGCACATGACGAATAACCCACTGGGGCAATCGCTTCGAGAGCATCTTGCGTGGTGGGGGCTCAGACACTTCACATCCGATCGTGAGTACTTCTTGTGGCAGCGACAACAGCTCTCCGTCGAAGAGCTGAACCAGCTCAACATCCATGCCGAACGAAGACGCACAGGCGATTCTGTCGATGAAAGGGCGTTCTATGATCTAGCCGCGCGTCCGAAGATCTTCCCGGTTCTCTATAGCCAGCGGCATGAATATTATGAAGCGATCGGACTGCAAGCGATGTCGCACCTCGGCAAGGATCAGGACATTCTCGATTTCGGTTGTGGCCTCGGCATTCTGACAACCTGGTATGCCCTCCGTTTCCCTGATGCGAATGTGGTTGGCGTCGATCGCTCGCCGGCGTCCATTGCGATCGCACA contains:
- a CDS encoding glutamate-5-semialdehyde dehydrogenase; protein product: MSTEVPVKLYLDKLLKDCRKVSVDLALLFGPVKARALHAMADRVAADQDAILAENAKDVEAVGKSFENADMKDRMKAAVARVRLTTEHMNEMVDRLHFIADLPDPVGAVTSRWERPDGLQVSRVRVPIGVVGVISERSPLVTVESIALCLKAGNLCIFRGAPEWKLTHQAIDGRFREAATEHGIPHGAWVLIDRQEKEVALDLMRSGKILDALIVRGGAGLRKTVAEQAKVPVLCDDGGLTQLYIDETPDISVAQNLVINSKVQQVGASNSLDTLLVQQIVARQFLPPLVNRLLDEFKVEVHACPKTVALMGQMAMTGHTAIIPATEADWQTQFAGPTLAVKMVEDLDEALVHIKTHGPCLTAGIATTRYESAMRFTREVDASAVLVNASTRIHAGDSFGMGSDVGLSVGKLHAKGPIGLEQLTCEKYVAFGSGQLRLPHPVPEAYFDAIMLKRP